One Rossellomorea aquimaris DNA window includes the following coding sequences:
- a CDS encoding monovalent cation:proton antiporter family protein yields the protein MEQHASVTSLVIVILVAFLTPILLHKFKLNFIPVVIAEIIMGLIIGKSGFDIVHQDMWLETLSTLGFIFLMFLSGLEIDFTAFSGGKKKKERLPNGKEEPNRLKVATIIFIGIFFVSLGLSYLFVLFGLIDNAFLMTLIISTISLGVVVPTLKEAHIMKSAIGQIILLVAVIADLVTMILLAVFVSLYGEGHGNMWLLLILFGVGVLLYFLAKRLKNNSFIKSLSTGTVQIGTRAVFTLIILLVAVSETVGAENILGAFLAGVLVSLLAPNQEMVHKLDSFGYGFLIPIFFVMVGVELDLGSLLSDKKMLLLIPLLLLAFLVSKIIPVYLLKYWYDTKTTIASAFLLTSTLSLVIAAAKIAERMEIITAQMSGTLILVAVITCIITPIFFKKLFPRESAKEKKLKITFLGANQLTMPVSRELHSSLYEPVLYHTKQDKSDRNIADSLFTINEIDNYELVTLEENNIFDSDIIVISTGDEEINATLAVTAKEYGVNRVIVRVESPDLHETLREQDIEVYSVFLSTKALLRALIESPSVMNILTNQETSLYEIRMLNSQFEGMTLRKFPFTGDVIFVRIFRGKDSIVPHGDTELHMNDRLIVTGSKEYVDELKRELEFCEYC from the coding sequence ATGGAACAGCATGCGTCCGTTACATCGTTAGTTATTGTCATTCTTGTAGCTTTTTTAACTCCCATATTGCTGCATAAATTCAAACTCAATTTTATCCCTGTAGTCATCGCAGAAATCATTATGGGATTAATAATAGGTAAGAGCGGATTTGATATCGTTCACCAGGACATGTGGTTGGAAACACTGTCTACACTTGGATTTATTTTCCTCATGTTCTTAAGTGGACTGGAAATTGATTTCACTGCTTTTTCAGGAGGAAAGAAGAAAAAGGAACGGTTACCGAATGGGAAAGAAGAACCGAACCGTCTGAAGGTAGCGACTATTATTTTCATCGGGATATTCTTTGTTTCACTTGGCCTGTCTTACCTGTTCGTCTTATTCGGGCTCATTGATAATGCATTCTTAATGACCCTTATTATTTCCACCATTTCACTTGGTGTTGTGGTTCCTACACTTAAGGAAGCACATATCATGAAAAGCGCCATCGGGCAGATCATCCTGCTTGTGGCGGTTATTGCAGACCTTGTGACGATGATTTTACTGGCCGTATTCGTATCACTTTACGGTGAAGGTCATGGAAACATGTGGCTTCTCCTGATCCTGTTCGGTGTTGGAGTACTCTTATACTTCCTGGCAAAGAGATTGAAGAACAATTCCTTCATCAAGAGCCTGTCGACAGGTACCGTTCAAATCGGCACACGAGCGGTCTTTACATTGATCATTCTCCTTGTAGCTGTATCTGAAACCGTTGGTGCTGAAAACATTCTAGGTGCATTCCTTGCAGGTGTACTGGTATCATTATTGGCACCAAATCAGGAAATGGTTCATAAGCTTGATTCCTTTGGCTATGGATTCTTAATCCCGATTTTCTTCGTGATGGTAGGAGTTGAATTGGATCTGGGATCACTGCTTAGCGATAAAAAGATGCTTCTGTTGATTCCATTACTTCTGCTTGCTTTCCTAGTTTCGAAAATCATCCCCGTTTACTTATTAAAGTATTGGTATGATACGAAAACAACGATTGCATCAGCATTTTTACTTACATCAACGTTATCACTTGTCATTGCAGCTGCGAAAATCGCTGAGAGAATGGAAATCATCACAGCACAGATGAGTGGTACGCTCATATTAGTAGCCGTGATCACGTGTATCATTACGCCAATATTCTTCAAAAAGCTTTTCCCGAGGGAAAGCGCAAAGGAGAAAAAGCTCAAGATTACATTCCTGGGAGCGAATCAGCTTACGATGCCGGTTTCAAGGGAACTTCATTCATCCCTTTATGAACCCGTCTTGTATCATACAAAACAAGATAAGTCTGATCGTAATATTGCTGATTCGTTGTTTACCATCAATGAAATTGATAATTACGAGTTAGTCACGCTCGAAGAGAACAATATCTTTGACTCGGACATCATTGTGATCTCGACCGGTGATGAAGAAATCAATGCAACACTTGCCGTTACCGCTAAAGAATATGGCGTGAATCGTGTCATTGTAAGGGTTGAGAGTCCTGACTTACATGAGACACTGCGAGAACAGGACATTGAAGTATATTCCGTGTTCCTGTCAACGAAAGCCTTACTGCGTGCACTCATTGAGTCACCGTCTGTCATGAATATCCTTACGAACCAAGAAACATCGCTTTATGAGATTCGCATGCTGAACAGTCAATTTGAAGGCATGACCCTTCGAAAATTTCCTTTTACAGGAGATGTTATCTTTGTTCGGATCTTTAGAGGAAAAGATTCCATTGTTCCACACGGAGATACAGAACTCCACATGAACGACCGCTTGATCGTCACCGGTTCAAAAGAATATGTAGATGAACTAAAACGCGAACTTGAATTCTGTGAGTATTGCTAA
- the mgtE gene encoding magnesium transporter: MYDEDLLIRALQEEDLDLFRSEFVHLHSYDQAKFFSKIDEALRSRLYHYLSPEEMAELFESLDIDEEDYQDILAEMNPTYAAEMLSNMYADDAVDVLNELDKDQVVSYLTIMDDESAKEIKELLHYEEYTAGSIMTTEFVAISKNQTVRSAMYILKNEAPNAETIYYIYVVDDDKKLVGVISLRDLIISHDDVMIGEIMSDRVMAVGVSEDQEAVARQMKDYDFLALPVVDFQHHLLGIITVDDIMDVMEEEASDDYSKLAGIADLDSIDRSPFNAAKKRLPWLIALLFLGMFTASLIGRFEDTLDKVAILAVFIPLIAGMAGNTGTQALAVAVRGIATGDLEKENKMSLVIREAGTGLITGTTCGVVVSIVVYVWKGEFFLGVLVGISVLVSLFVATLAGTLVPLLMHKLKVDPAVASGPFITTINDIISILIYFGLATLFMNYLI; the protein is encoded by the coding sequence ATGTATGATGAAGACCTTCTCATTAGAGCACTTCAAGAAGAAGATCTGGATTTATTTCGCTCAGAATTCGTCCATTTACACTCTTATGACCAAGCAAAGTTTTTTTCGAAAATAGATGAAGCCCTGCGAAGCCGCCTGTATCATTATCTGTCTCCGGAAGAGATGGCGGAGCTTTTTGAAAGTCTGGATATAGATGAAGAGGATTATCAGGATATACTGGCGGAGATGAATCCTACTTATGCCGCTGAAATGCTATCGAATATGTATGCCGATGACGCGGTGGATGTCTTAAATGAACTGGATAAGGACCAGGTAGTTAGTTATTTAACGATCATGGATGATGAATCAGCTAAAGAAATTAAAGAATTATTGCATTATGAAGAGTATACAGCCGGTAGTATCATGACTACTGAGTTTGTCGCCATATCCAAAAATCAGACCGTCCGATCGGCCATGTATATATTAAAAAATGAAGCCCCTAATGCTGAAACGATTTACTATATTTATGTAGTGGATGATGATAAAAAGCTCGTCGGGGTCATCTCCCTAAGGGATCTCATCATCAGCCATGATGATGTGATGATAGGCGAAATCATGAGTGATCGTGTCATGGCTGTAGGCGTCAGCGAAGATCAGGAGGCAGTCGCGAGACAAATGAAAGATTATGACTTCCTTGCTTTGCCTGTTGTTGATTTCCAACATCACTTACTGGGGATCATTACCGTAGATGACATTATGGACGTTATGGAAGAAGAAGCATCTGATGACTACTCAAAGTTAGCTGGTATCGCGGATTTGGATTCCATCGACCGAAGTCCATTTAATGCTGCTAAGAAGCGTCTTCCATGGCTGATTGCATTACTATTTCTAGGAATGTTCACTGCAAGCCTTATCGGGAGATTTGAAGACACGTTAGATAAAGTAGCGATTCTTGCCGTGTTTATCCCCTTGATCGCCGGGATGGCAGGTAATACGGGAACTCAGGCCCTTGCTGTTGCCGTGAGAGGGATTGCGACCGGTGACCTGGAAAAGGAAAACAAAATGTCTCTTGTCATCCGTGAAGCGGGAACCGGACTTATAACTGGTACTACATGCGGGGTAGTCGTCAGCATCGTGGTCTATGTATGGAAAGGTGAATTCTTCCTGGGGGTTCTCGTTGGGATCTCCGTGTTGGTCTCATTATTTGTTGCAACGCTAGCTGGCACATTAGTACCTTTACTTATGCACAAACTAAAAGTGGATCCAGCTGTCGCTTCTGGTCCTTTTATTACGACGATAAATGATATTATCAGTATTTTAATTTATTTCGGTTTAGCGACATTGTTCATGAATTATTTAATATAG
- a CDS encoding NAD kinase, with product MKFAITSKGDSKSNTLMHKMRTYLQDFNLTYDDDQPDIVISVGGDGTLLYAFHRYRSRLDKTAFVGVHTGHLGFYADWVPEEIEKLVIAIAKTPYQIIEYPLLETIIRYQHGGKETRYLALNESTVKSVEGTLVMDVEIRGQHFERFRGDGLCLSTPSGSTAYNKALGGAIIHPSLPAIQFAEMASINNRVFRTIGSPLILPAHHTCMLKPVNGPDFLVTIDHLSLLHKDVKSIQYRVADEKIRFARFRPFPFWKRVHDSFVADE from the coding sequence ATGAAGTTCGCGATAACATCAAAAGGTGATTCGAAGTCCAATACATTAATGCACAAAATGAGGACCTATCTCCAAGATTTTAATTTAACCTATGATGATGATCAACCGGATATCGTCATATCGGTTGGAGGAGATGGTACGCTGCTTTATGCATTTCATCGCTACAGATCCCGGTTAGATAAGACAGCATTTGTAGGTGTACATACAGGACATCTCGGCTTTTATGCCGATTGGGTGCCGGAAGAGATCGAGAAGCTCGTGATCGCTATAGCGAAGACACCTTATCAAATTATCGAATACCCATTATTGGAAACGATCATCCGCTACCAGCATGGGGGGAAAGAAACCCGTTACTTAGCGTTAAACGAATCGACGGTCAAAAGCGTGGAAGGAACCCTGGTCATGGACGTGGAAATCAGGGGCCAGCATTTTGAACGATTTAGGGGAGATGGACTCTGCTTATCGACTCCATCAGGTAGTACTGCTTACAATAAAGCGCTTGGCGGGGCAATCATTCACCCGTCTCTTCCAGCTATTCAATTTGCTGAGATGGCTTCCATCAATAATCGTGTATTTCGTACCATCGGATCACCTTTGATTTTACCTGCACATCATACATGCATGCTAAAGCCTGTGAATGGACCAGATTTTCTGGTCACCATCGACCATTTATCACTTCTTCATAAAGATGTGAAGAGCATTCAATATCGTGTCGCTGATGAGAAAATCCGTTTTGCCCGCTTTCGTCCGTTTCCGTTCTGGAAGAGGGTGCATGATTCCTTTGTGGCGGATGAATGA
- the prpE gene encoding bis(5'-nucleosyl)-tetraphosphatase PrpE, with protein sequence MKIDIVGDIHGCYKEFKELTKKLGYDWASGLPVHPHGRLLGFVGDLTDRGHHSLQTISTVFNLFEKSSLYYVPGNHCNKLYRYFLGNNVKILHGLETTVAELSALPRHERDRYRDMFLSLYEQSPLYHMLDDGKLIIAHAGLKEELIGKQSNKVKTFVLYGDITGEKNEDGTPVRKDWASDYKGDAWIVYGHTPVKDARIVNKTCNIDTGAVFGGKLTALRYPEIEVVSVGSSMPFVEEKFREFE encoded by the coding sequence ATGAAAATAGATATAGTCGGAGACATTCATGGATGTTATAAAGAGTTCAAAGAATTAACCAAAAAGTTAGGCTACGATTGGGCATCCGGTCTCCCCGTCCATCCACATGGAAGGTTGCTCGGCTTTGTAGGGGATTTAACTGACCGTGGTCATCACTCGCTTCAGACCATTTCAACGGTCTTTAATTTGTTTGAAAAGAGTTCTCTTTACTATGTCCCTGGAAACCATTGTAATAAACTCTATCGCTACTTCCTTGGGAATAATGTGAAGATCCTGCACGGGCTTGAAACGACAGTAGCGGAACTGAGTGCCCTTCCCCGGCATGAAAGAGACCGTTACCGGGATATGTTTCTCTCCTTGTATGAACAGTCCCCTTTATATCACATGTTGGATGATGGAAAGCTAATCATTGCCCACGCCGGTTTAAAAGAAGAACTGATCGGAAAGCAGAGTAATAAGGTAAAAACATTTGTTCTGTACGGTGACATCACAGGTGAGAAGAATGAAGACGGTACGCCGGTCAGAAAAGATTGGGCTTCGGATTATAAAGGGGACGCTTGGATCGTTTATGGCCACACCCCGGTAAAAGATGCCAGAATCGTTAATAAGACTTGCAATATTGATACAGGAGCTGTGTTTGGCGGGAAGTTGACTGCTTTAAGATACCCTGAGATCGAAGTGGTTAGTGTGGGGTCGAGCATGCCTTTTGTGGAGGAGAAGTTTCGGGAGTTTGAATGA
- a CDS encoding RluA family pseudouridine synthase, with product MKFYTLKWVIPSSYDGKLMREFLIDQQISKRTLTAVKFDGGTITVNGKEENVRYHLIEGDILEMRFPEEKGSDSLVAEEIPLSIIYEDGDVLVVDKPWGMKSIPTKNEPTGSLANAIAGYYERVGICSTVHIVTRLDKDTSGLVLIAKHRHVHHLFSLQQKGREIKRTYEAFAEGGLDSDIGTIEEPIGRKPESIIEREVRQDGRYALTHYRVKKRFQGFAHIELRLETGRTHQIRVHMSFIGHPLAGDDLYGGSVALIRRQALHCKNLSFFHPVKKEWVHLESVMPLDMRILLERQ from the coding sequence ATGAAATTTTATACATTGAAATGGGTTATCCCTTCTTCCTATGACGGGAAACTGATGAGAGAGTTTCTGATCGATCAGCAGATCTCAAAGCGCACACTGACTGCTGTGAAGTTTGATGGAGGGACTATAACCGTTAATGGAAAAGAAGAAAATGTCCGATATCACCTTATAGAAGGGGATATTCTTGAGATGAGATTCCCTGAAGAAAAAGGGAGTGACTCATTAGTTGCTGAAGAGATTCCGTTGTCAATCATATATGAGGATGGGGATGTTCTCGTAGTAGATAAGCCATGGGGTATGAAATCCATTCCGACTAAGAATGAGCCGACAGGAAGTCTCGCCAATGCCATAGCCGGTTATTATGAGAGGGTGGGTATTTGTTCAACGGTTCATATCGTTACTCGATTAGATAAGGATACATCGGGGCTTGTTCTAATAGCAAAACACCGCCACGTTCATCATTTATTCAGCCTACAGCAGAAGGGGCGGGAAATTAAGAGAACGTATGAAGCATTTGCAGAAGGTGGGTTGGACTCGGACATTGGTACGATCGAAGAGCCTATCGGCCGGAAACCGGAAAGTATCATTGAAAGAGAAGTGCGGCAGGATGGCCGGTATGCCCTGACACACTATAGAGTGAAAAAGCGGTTCCAGGGTTTCGCTCATATTGAATTGAGATTGGAAACTGGGAGAACCCACCAAATCAGGGTTCACATGTCATTTATCGGTCACCCACTTGCAGGAGATGATTTGTATGGAGGCAGTGTGGCGTTGATAAGAAGACAGGCATTGCATTGTAAGAATCTGTCTTTTTTTCATCCTGTTAAAAAAGAATGGGTGCATTTGGAGTCTGTGATGCCTCTGGATATGCGGATTTTACTTGAAAGACAATGA